In Zingiber officinale cultivar Zhangliang chromosome 8B, Zo_v1.1, whole genome shotgun sequence, a single genomic region encodes these proteins:
- the LOC122014046 gene encoding uncharacterized protein LOC122014046, with amino-acid sequence MATDEQKITLKVFVNKTKDCVAFVESDLDFVDVLLSFLTLPVGTVVRLLNKKSNLGCFDKLYQGVERLDKKYLATEACRSMLTNPVNSSGVKCQKLKINIDEMGELYTCDTTQVCSFRAFSYYSSLECHCGEGMDEAISYDLNQDNVNYEECRGVFIRGDKFLVTDALLVASIEHATSSFFGCCGDWTGLEERSIGIKRAQVWHILKRSLVSDTPLTDVLLRKEGDISPKFSVPPPVKKTVAIEAFDKKKIIYKIKLSLVGNKVLYAEASQDFVNEIFSFLTFPLGTLKKQLGGRCKITCLNNLYGSARQLHTSGYMVAGCDERLLNPKLPPYFNCNNRVIEVEVAREEMYYACDYRCRLSATRYYCSSPFHYGRKAKRALLIDPKTSPKRLDFPKGSFCKKLTYIVSDELVVTPFSFTSLFSLRRQISEPVKMVELGIDKEEVLALLDAALSSSTALTDAFFDRANAALCLVDEKGE; translated from the exons ATGGCCACTGATGAGCAGAAAATCACCCTAAAAGTCTTTGTGAACAAGACCAAGGACTGCGTTGCTTTTGTCGAATCGGACTTGGATTTCGTGGATGTTCTACTCAGCTTCCTCACGCTACCTGTCGGCACCGTCGTCCGCCTTCTCAACAAGAAGTCGAACTTGGGTTGCTTCGATAAGCTTTACCAAGGCGTCGAACGTCTCGACAAGAAATACCTTGCCACGGAAGCGTGCAGATCGATGTTGACGAACCCGGTGAATTCATCTGGAGTAAAATGCCAGAAGCTAAAGATTAATATTGATGAAATGGGAGAGTTATACACATGCGATACAACCCAAGTTTGCTCTTTTCGTGCGTTCAGCTATTATTCAAGCCTCGAATGCCATTGTGGTGAGGGCATGGACGAGGCAATTAGCTACGATCTCAATCAAGACAATGTTAATTACGAAGAGTGTCGTGGCGTATTCATCAGGGGGGATAAATTTCTTGTTACTGATGCTCTTTTGGTAGCATCGATTGAGCACGCGACGTCGTCTTTTTTCGGTTGCTGTGGTGACTGGACTGGCCTCGAAGAGAGATCGATAGGAATAAAACGAGCACAG GTTTGGCATATTCTTAAAAGATCCCTCGTTTCCGACACTCCACTGACTGATGTTTTATTGCGCAAGGAGGGAGATATCTCCCCCAAGTTTTCAGTTCCTCCTCCTGTAAAAAAAACAGTCGCAATCGAGGCGTTTGACAAGAAGAAGATTATATACAAAATCAAGCTGTCTCTTGTGGGGAACAAGGTGCTGTATGCTGAAGCTAGTCAGGATTTTGTTAATGAAATTTTCAGTTTCCTCACATTCCCATTGGGTACTTTAAAGAAGCAGCTGGGCGGTCGATGTAAGATTACATGTCTTAATAACTTGTATGGCAGTGCAAGGCAATTGCACACGTCAGGTTACATGGTTGCAGGCTGCGATGAGAGACTACTTAATCCTAAGCTTCCGCCATATTTCAACTGCAACAATCGAGTTATTGAAGTAGAGGTGGCGAGGGAAGAAATGTACTACGCATGTGACTACCGCTGCAGACTAAGCGCAACGAGGTACTACTGCTCCTCGCCTTTCCATTATGGTAGAAAGGCAAAACGGGCACTGCTAATAGATCCCAAAACATCACCCAAGAGATTAGATTTTCCTAAGGGAAGCTTCTGCAAGAAATTAACGTACATTGTTAGCGACGAACTGGTAGTCACCCCGTTCTCCTTCACATCACTCTTTTCACTTCGCAGGCAAATCTCTGAACCAGTCAAGATGGTAGAGTTGGGCATAGATAAAGAAGAG GTTCTTGCTTTGCTTGATGCTGCTTTGTCTTCGAGCACAGCGCTGACAGATGCATTTTTTGATAGAGCTAATGCGGCGCTCTGTTTGGTCGATGAGAAGGGTGAATGA